Proteins encoded together in one Chitinophaga sp. LS1 window:
- a CDS encoding CusA/CzcA family heavy metal efflux RND transporter yields the protein MLDKVIRFSIHNKLVIGCLTVILIVWGVWSALRLPIDAVPDITNNQVQIITNAPTLATQEVEQFVSYPVEQSIANLPDLIEIRSISRFGLSVVTAVFDDKVDVYFARQLINERLQEVRNQIPEGVAMPGLAPVSTGLGQIYEYVLRPKKGSEHKYNAADLRSMQDWIVARQLYGTPGIAEVNSFGGMLKQYEVAVDPARLKAMNVSISEIFTALHQNNQNTGGAYIDKKPNAYFIRGIGLVTSLEDIGNIVIKNPAGIPVYMKDVANVRFGSAIRYGAMTLNGEEEVVGGIIMMLKGANSAEVVKRVKARMEQIKMALPEDVIIEPYLDRTSLVNRAISTVERNLVEGALIVIFVLVLFLGNIRAGIIVASAIPLSMLFALGLMNVFHVSANLLSLGAIDFGLIVDGSVIIVEATLHHLARRTSQQKLTQAEMNEEVFISASKIRNSAAFGEIIILVVYIPILTLVGIEGKMFRPMAQTVGFAILGALLLSLTYIPMMSALFLPKQISQKVTFADKMIGYFQRIYSRALDKAIRFKYVVVSVAVALTVMAVILFARMGGEFIPQLQEGDYAFHCILPPGSSLSQSIETSMQASRLLKTFPEVKEVIGRTGSAEIPTDPMPPEATDLIVVLKEKSAWTTTKDYNELAHMMEEKLAQIPGVFFEANQPIQMRFNELMTGIRQDVAVKIFGENIDTLAAIAPRVAGVIQGVKGVSTPQIEQTTGLPQITIEYDRIRIANYGLNIADINRIVSAAFAGEVAGSVFENERRFDLVVRLDSAHRSSIDDVANLFIPLPNGNQILLSQVATVSFKDGPAQISREAARRRVVIGFNVVGRDVESVVEEIQDKLAKYQLPTGYYFTYGGTFENLQQASARLSIAVPAALLLIFVLLYFTFHSFKQAGLIFTAIPMSAIGGVLALLTRGMPFSISAGVGFIALFGVAVLNGIVLIGTFNQLEKEGVTNVLERIKRGTMERLRPVLMTATVASLGFLPMALSSGAGAEVQKPLATVVIGGLLSATILTLIVLPLLYMITMKKKALTILLLIGCTFSMKVNAQSPMKVNTPLGITLHDAYNKALQQNLQIRSADLQLQKSLTLNATAATIPNTGIFAENEDLRPTDSKGILKIGLSQTLDWPGLYKAKKQLLNEQSKSVAYNRTIKALEIKREVQSTWYALWYYQSKQALWTRLDSIYTSLSAAAVLRVKTGESAGLDSIAAIAKARETTVQLQLIDRDLKVQQAVLKKLLNTDTAYVAKSTGIEKVAVDYGDSLDVTHPFIQQQEQNIAIANAEIRVARQNRMPDFQGRFFTQRLYGMRDPYSGFSFTVGIPLFGRGAYHNSIKAAQVEKQYQQSVLDYQQQALQTERQQDVQQLQKNKELLDYYESTGLKQADLIIKAANLSYRAGEISFAELSQFLTQAIDIQRNYLDVLNQYNQSAIQLNFYLNR from the coding sequence ATGTTAGATAAAGTCATCAGGTTTAGTATACACAATAAACTGGTGATTGGATGCCTCACGGTCATACTCATTGTATGGGGTGTGTGGAGCGCACTGCGCCTGCCCATCGATGCCGTACCGGACATTACCAATAACCAGGTTCAGATTATTACAAATGCTCCTACGCTCGCCACCCAGGAGGTAGAGCAATTCGTATCATATCCCGTTGAACAAAGCATTGCCAACCTTCCCGATCTGATCGAAATCCGTTCTATTTCAAGATTTGGTTTATCGGTCGTGACCGCCGTGTTCGACGATAAAGTAGATGTGTATTTTGCCAGGCAACTCATCAATGAGCGCCTCCAGGAAGTAAGGAACCAGATACCCGAAGGTGTCGCCATGCCCGGGCTGGCGCCTGTAAGCACCGGTCTGGGACAAATTTATGAATATGTATTACGCCCTAAAAAAGGGAGTGAACATAAATACAATGCCGCAGACCTCCGTTCTATGCAGGACTGGATTGTAGCCCGCCAACTCTATGGCACACCGGGCATTGCAGAGGTCAATAGCTTTGGCGGTATGCTCAAGCAATATGAAGTAGCTGTAGATCCTGCCCGCCTAAAGGCCATGAATGTAAGTATCTCCGAAATCTTTACCGCCCTGCACCAGAATAACCAGAATACCGGTGGTGCTTATATTGATAAAAAGCCCAATGCCTATTTCATCAGGGGTATTGGGTTGGTGACTTCGCTGGAAGACATCGGCAATATTGTAATTAAGAATCCCGCAGGCATTCCTGTCTATATGAAGGATGTGGCGAATGTGAGATTTGGCAGTGCGATCCGCTATGGGGCCATGACCCTGAATGGAGAGGAAGAAGTAGTAGGCGGCATTATCATGATGCTGAAAGGAGCAAATAGTGCAGAGGTAGTAAAGCGGGTAAAAGCAAGAATGGAGCAGATTAAAATGGCCCTCCCCGAAGATGTGATCATTGAACCTTATCTCGATCGTACGAGTCTGGTCAACCGCGCTATCAGCACCGTAGAACGCAACCTCGTTGAAGGTGCTTTGATTGTGATCTTTGTACTGGTATTGTTTTTAGGAAATATACGTGCAGGTATCATCGTCGCATCTGCCATTCCATTATCTATGCTTTTTGCATTGGGATTGATGAATGTATTCCATGTATCTGCAAACCTTCTAAGTTTGGGTGCCATTGATTTTGGATTGATTGTAGACGGTTCGGTCATCATTGTTGAAGCGACCCTGCATCACCTGGCCCGGCGCACCAGCCAACAAAAACTGACACAGGCAGAGATGAATGAAGAGGTATTTATTTCTGCTTCTAAGATCAGGAACAGTGCCGCTTTTGGAGAGATCATCATTTTGGTAGTATATATCCCTATCCTGACACTGGTAGGCATTGAAGGCAAAATGTTCCGTCCTATGGCACAGACTGTCGGCTTTGCGATATTAGGTGCCTTGCTGCTTTCACTGACTTATATTCCTATGATGTCGGCGTTGTTTTTGCCGAAACAAATTTCACAGAAGGTCACCTTTGCCGATAAGATGATCGGGTACTTTCAGCGGATTTATAGCAGGGCATTGGACAAGGCTATCCGGTTTAAGTATGTAGTGGTGAGTGTGGCAGTAGCGCTGACAGTGATGGCGGTGATCTTATTTGCCAGAATGGGCGGGGAGTTCATTCCGCAATTGCAGGAAGGCGACTATGCTTTCCATTGTATCTTACCACCGGGATCTTCTTTGAGTCAGAGTATTGAAACCTCTATGCAGGCCTCCCGGCTATTGAAAACGTTTCCCGAAGTAAAAGAGGTGATCGGTCGTACCGGGAGTGCGGAGATCCCTACCGATCCAATGCCCCCAGAAGCGACTGACCTGATCGTAGTGCTGAAAGAAAAATCAGCATGGACCACCACGAAAGATTACAATGAACTGGCCCACATGATGGAAGAAAAGTTAGCACAGATACCCGGTGTGTTTTTCGAAGCCAACCAGCCTATTCAAATGCGTTTTAATGAGCTGATGACGGGCATCCGGCAGGATGTAGCGGTGAAGATATTTGGTGAAAATATAGACACCCTTGCTGCAATTGCACCTAGAGTAGCTGGTGTGATACAGGGCGTGAAAGGTGTGTCCACCCCGCAGATAGAGCAAACGACAGGTTTGCCGCAGATCACCATTGAATATGACAGGATCCGTATTGCCAATTATGGGTTAAACATCGCTGATATCAACAGGATAGTCAGTGCTGCCTTTGCAGGTGAAGTAGCTGGTTCTGTATTTGAAAATGAGCGGCGGTTTGATCTGGTTGTAAGACTGGATAGTGCACACCGAAGCAGCATTGATGATGTGGCCAATCTCTTTATTCCATTGCCCAATGGCAACCAGATCTTATTGAGTCAGGTCGCAACTGTATCATTCAAAGATGGTCCGGCCCAGATAAGCAGAGAGGCGGCAAGACGCAGGGTCGTGATTGGTTTCAATGTAGTAGGCAGAGATGTGGAATCTGTAGTGGAAGAGATACAGGACAAACTCGCAAAGTATCAATTGCCTACAGGGTATTACTTTACCTATGGCGGTACTTTTGAAAACCTGCAACAGGCATCTGCCAGATTAAGCATAGCAGTGCCTGCGGCGTTGCTGCTGATATTTGTATTACTCTACTTTACATTCCATTCTTTCAAGCAGGCAGGATTGATCTTTACCGCCATCCCGATGTCTGCCATTGGTGGTGTACTGGCCTTGTTGACACGGGGAATGCCATTTTCTATATCAGCAGGTGTAGGTTTCATTGCCCTGTTTGGCGTAGCCGTATTGAATGGAATTGTATTGATCGGCACCTTTAATCAGCTGGAAAAAGAGGGGGTGACAAATGTATTGGAACGAATAAAGAGAGGCACTATGGAACGATTACGACCTGTGTTGATGACAGCCACCGTAGCCTCTTTAGGTTTTCTGCCAATGGCATTATCATCCGGCGCAGGAGCGGAAGTACAGAAACCACTGGCCACCGTGGTGATTGGAGGATTGCTCTCTGCGACAATATTGACCCTGATCGTATTGCCTTTGTTGTATATGATCACTATGAAGAAAAAGGCCCTGACCATATTGCTGTTAATAGGTTGTACATTTTCGATGAAAGTAAATGCGCAATCACCAATGAAAGTAAATACGCCATTAGGGATCACCCTCCATGATGCGTATAACAAAGCATTACAGCAAAACCTGCAAATCAGATCTGCTGACCTGCAACTGCAAAAAAGCCTTACGCTGAATGCCACCGCTGCGACCATCCCGAATACGGGCATCTTTGCAGAGAATGAAGACCTGCGTCCTACCGATTCAAAAGGGATCCTGAAGATAGGGCTTTCTCAAACCCTGGATTGGCCAGGGCTGTATAAAGCAAAAAAGCAGTTGCTGAATGAACAGTCTAAATCAGTTGCATATAATCGCACGATTAAAGCACTGGAAATAAAAAGAGAAGTACAAAGTACCTGGTACGCGCTCTGGTATTATCAAAGCAAACAGGCACTGTGGACAAGGCTGGATAGTATTTATACATCGTTGTCAGCCGCCGCTGTATTAAGAGTAAAGACGGGTGAAAGTGCCGGATTAGATAGTATTGCGGCCATTGCAAAAGCAAGAGAAACCACTGTACAGTTACAACTCATAGATCGTGATCTGAAAGTACAGCAGGCGGTATTAAAAAAGCTGTTGAATACAGATACCGCTTATGTAGCAAAAAGTACCGGCATTGAAAAGGTCGCTGTCGATTATGGTGACAGTCTGGATGTAACTCATCCTTTTATTCAACAACAGGAACAGAATATTGCCATTGCCAATGCAGAGATCAGGGTAGCCCGTCAAAACCGTATGCCTGATTTTCAGGGACGTTTCTTCACACAACGCCTGTATGGCATGCGTGATCCTTATTCAGGTTTTTCATTTACTGTCGGTATTCCTTTGTTTGGAAGAGGTGCGTATCATAACAGCATCAAAGCGGCACAGGTAGAAAAACAATACCAGCAATCCGTACTCGACTATCAGCAACAGGCATTGCAAACAGAGCGTCAGCAGGATGTACAGCAGTTGCAAAAGAATAAAGAGCTACTGGATTATTATGAATCCACTGGTTTGAAACAGGCGGATCTGATCATCAAAGCCGCCAACCTGAGTTATCGGGCCGGTGAAATCAGTTTTGCAGAGCTATCGCAATTCCTGACACAGGCCATCGATATACAAAGAAATTACCTGGATGTATTGAATCAATACAATCAGTCCGCAATTCAATTAAACTTCTATTTAAACAGATAA
- a CDS encoding efflux RND transporter periplasmic adaptor subunit — protein MKKVFFLIILTISACVQPKATHEEEDAAETETNVAAITQEQMKAVGIELDTVSQKSLVDAIKLSGMLSVPNQNKALVTALTSGIVKTLTVLPGDYVKKGQVIATLVNPELTKVQQELQSTIAQLNLAKIEQQRQQELVAGNAAPLKNLQRVETEIATLTATRNALQQQLSALGISASAVSAGKITTIIAITAPISGTISNVKAEIGANVDAATPVAQIVNNSELHLDLFVYEKDLSKLKPKQDITFTLTNNPGKTYEAAVFSIGTAFENDTKTIPVHAVVNGDKSGLIEGMNVTAVVSTGAVKGPAVPTAAIVSHAGEDYIFVMIKETKEGYEFEKWPVAKGVSDVGYSAITPVRELPAHAKVVTKGAFFVLAKLTNKGEE, from the coding sequence ATGAAGAAAGTATTTTTCTTAATCATATTGACGATATCCGCCTGTGTCCAGCCAAAAGCAACGCATGAAGAGGAGGACGCCGCTGAAACGGAAACCAATGTAGCGGCCATCACTCAGGAACAAATGAAAGCCGTCGGCATTGAATTGGATACTGTCAGCCAGAAAAGCCTGGTAGATGCGATCAAGTTAAGCGGCATGCTCTCTGTGCCTAATCAGAACAAAGCATTAGTAACCGCACTGACCAGCGGCATTGTGAAAACGCTGACCGTACTACCCGGTGATTATGTAAAGAAAGGACAGGTGATTGCAACACTCGTCAACCCTGAATTGACAAAGGTGCAACAGGAATTACAATCCACCATTGCCCAATTGAACCTCGCAAAAATAGAACAACAACGCCAGCAGGAATTAGTAGCCGGCAATGCAGCGCCATTAAAAAACCTGCAAAGGGTAGAGACAGAAATCGCGACCCTCACTGCTACGCGAAATGCCTTGCAGCAACAGCTGTCTGCATTAGGGATCTCTGCCTCCGCAGTGTCTGCCGGCAAGATCACCACAATTATCGCCATTACAGCACCTATCAGTGGCACCATCAGCAATGTGAAGGCAGAGATAGGAGCGAATGTAGATGCAGCTACCCCTGTAGCGCAAATAGTCAATAACTCTGAATTACACCTCGACCTGTTTGTGTATGAGAAGGACCTGTCTAAATTGAAACCCAAACAGGATATTACCTTCACATTGACAAATAATCCCGGCAAGACGTACGAAGCAGCGGTGTTTTCCATAGGCACTGCATTTGAAAATGACACCAAGACAATTCCTGTACATGCTGTGGTGAATGGAGATAAATCAGGATTGATAGAAGGTATGAATGTAACAGCAGTAGTCAGTACTGGCGCCGTTAAAGGCCCTGCAGTACCTACTGCCGCTATTGTAAGCCATGCAGGAGAGGATTATATTTTTGTGATGATAAAAGAAACAAAAGAAGGCTATGAGTTTGAAAAGTGGCCGGTAGCAAAAGGTGTTTCGGATGTGGGATATTCCGCTATCACTCCTGTCAGAGAATTGCCTGCGCATGCAAAAGTGGTGACCAAAGGGGCTTTCTTTGTGTTGGCAAAACTGACGAATAAAGGGGAAGAATAG
- a CDS encoding Crp/Fnr family transcriptional regulator produces MEPLITYLLQFGYLTEQQIAQIKSKAQWKKLPKGASFSEAGKVSEEIGYVTEGVCRICYYNKAGEGFTRYFVYEDRFAADFSSFRDELPASEYIEAVTDCELLVFSKADFNYLDKVVPGWKDIFARITASVLESKMKAAGNMLVQDAQSRYLHFIEYYPGLANRVPQAMLASYLGITPSSLSRIRKSLL; encoded by the coding sequence ATGGAACCACTCATTACGTACCTGCTTCAATTTGGGTACCTGACTGAACAACAGATCGCGCAAATCAAAAGTAAAGCACAATGGAAAAAGCTCCCCAAAGGAGCCAGTTTCTCCGAAGCCGGGAAAGTATCCGAAGAAATAGGTTATGTAACCGAAGGGGTCTGCCGTATTTGTTATTATAACAAAGCAGGAGAGGGGTTCACCCGATATTTTGTATATGAAGACCGTTTTGCGGCCGACTTCAGTAGCTTTCGCGATGAACTGCCTGCCTCAGAATATATAGAGGCTGTGACCGATTGTGAATTGCTCGTGTTCTCAAAAGCAGATTTCAATTACCTCGACAAAGTGGTTCCCGGCTGGAAAGATATCTTTGCAAGGATCACAGCATCCGTGTTGGAAAGTAAGATGAAAGCCGCCGGCAATATGCTGGTACAGGATGCGCAATCCCGTTATTTACATTTTATAGAATACTACCCGGGGTTAGCGAACAGGGTGCCACAGGCAATGCTCGCATCTTATCTGGGTATTACTCCCTCGTCGTTAAGCCGTATCAGAAAATCCCTCCTTTGA
- a CDS encoding MFS transporter — MTASNSFRWTTAVTSLAFVVAQLDVSIVNIALPEIAKTFKADMSILQWVIDAYALAFAVLMLSAGNLSDLFGAKHVFQWGMFIFCAASVGCGFAGTAGMLIVWRVLQGVGAATMIPSSLAILNQSFAHMPDIRARAVGLWTAGSAILHAISLSVYVAVAGTFVLIALIYLKLKARH; from the coding sequence ATGACCGCCAGTAATAGTTTCAGATGGACCACGGCAGTAACCAGCCTTGCTTTCGTAGTTGCACAATTAGATGTTTCCATCGTAAATATCGCCTTACCCGAAATCGCAAAGACATTCAAAGCTGATATGAGCATACTGCAATGGGTGATTGATGCCTATGCATTGGCCTTTGCGGTATTGATGTTGTCAGCCGGGAACCTGAGTGATTTGTTTGGCGCCAAACATGTATTTCAGTGGGGGATGTTCATATTTTGCGCCGCCTCTGTAGGCTGTGGATTTGCAGGTACAGCAGGAATGCTGATCGTATGGAGAGTATTGCAGGGCGTTGGCGCAGCTACCATGATACCCAGTTCGCTGGCCATTCTGAATCAGAGCTTTGCCCATATGCCGGATATTCGTGCAAGGGCGGTCGGTTTGTGGACGGCAGGGAGTGCCATCCTGCATGCGATCTCACTGAGTGTGTATGTGGCAGTGGCGGGTACATTTGTTTTAATCGCCCTTATTTACCTGAAGCTGAAAGCGCGTCATTAA
- a CDS encoding DoxX family protein, protein MNHKVVNAIYWTGIALTSLWFGTSGICELTNNPLVWNITLQLGYPPHFIYIPGVAKLSGIAVLLIPNKLNRLKEWVFAGMFFDIIFAFGSKLAVLGAAATVDAVIAYIMVGVTYLMFRKR, encoded by the coding sequence ATGAATCATAAAGTAGTAAACGCCATCTATTGGACAGGTATCGCCCTCACATCATTATGGTTTGGCACCAGTGGTATTTGTGAACTCACAAACAATCCGCTGGTATGGAATATCACCTTACAACTGGGCTATCCACCACATTTTATTTATATACCGGGTGTAGCAAAATTATCTGGTATTGCGGTGCTCCTCATTCCCAATAAGTTGAACAGGTTGAAAGAATGGGTTTTTGCAGGTATGTTTTTCGATATCATTTTCGCCTTCGGATCTAAATTAGCTGTGTTGGGGGCGGCTGCTACTGTGGATGCCGTCATCGCATATATAATGGTCGGGGTCACGTACCTCATGTTTCGTAAAAGATGA
- a CDS encoding metallophosphoesterase family protein, whose amino-acid sequence MKAYITDSHLGQELQTGNGISYINNPTAHTKNFKMILDDVAERGIKEIVFGGDIGSLEMNKWFFDVIAQRGFSLWMVLGNHDTSAAVSQYYPEPANYIKEDAAVRYIILDTSDNKIDVERLSWLKEMLNTDKEIVLFVHHPVLAINTPIEGLGAALKGRDELKDLLKGSPKKITIFCGHYHMIDETEEDNIYQYTTLAASYQIGKETADVEIDQSVCGYRIIDTTGGNITTEMVLLLTQP is encoded by the coding sequence ATGAAAGCATATATCACAGATAGTCATTTAGGACAGGAATTGCAGACAGGGAATGGCATCAGTTATATCAATAATCCTACGGCGCATACAAAGAACTTTAAGATGATTTTAGATGATGTAGCAGAAAGAGGAATTAAAGAGATTGTATTTGGAGGGGATATCGGGTCCCTTGAAATGAATAAATGGTTCTTTGATGTAATTGCGCAGAGAGGATTTTCATTGTGGATGGTATTGGGCAACCATGATACCTCTGCAGCAGTGAGTCAATATTATCCTGAGCCTGCAAATTATATCAAAGAGGATGCAGCTGTCAGGTATATTATCTTAGATACTTCTGATAATAAAATTGATGTGGAGCGTTTGAGCTGGTTAAAAGAAATGTTAAATACAGACAAAGAAATAGTTCTTTTTGTACACCATCCTGTGTTAGCGATCAATACGCCCATAGAAGGATTAGGTGCTGCGCTGAAAGGTCGGGATGAATTGAAGGATTTACTAAAAGGGTCGCCTAAAAAAATAACAATTTTCTGTGGCCACTACCATATGATAGACGAAACTGAAGAAGATAATATTTACCAATATACAACACTAGCCGCCTCTTACCAGATAGGAAAAGAAACGGCTGATGTAGAGATTGATCAAAGTGTATGTGGATATAGAATAATAGATACGACTGGTGGAAATATTACTACAGAGATGGTGTTACTTTTGACACAGCCGTAA
- a CDS encoding PepSY domain-containing protein: MKFKAILLIHRYLGFALSVMFVIWFLSGMMMMYVTYPTMKYEQRLQRLPVLKLEQCHIIPPQIKNAKRVRLGMLLDRPVYRIDQQVIYADNGDTLPGVDTALASLIATAFAHSKPASVEVLHEIDQWMAAHRSQGYLPDVYKFRMDDAAGNYVYVSMHTAEVVQMVNARQRLLAWLGPIPHWIYPTLLIRNRPLWSQVVIWVSLMGTIMCLAGIIMGFVRYKKKRGMQFSPYKKVWFKYHHYTGFIFGLFVFTWVLSGLFSMSPLPLGKNTKPKTTIQDNFVVLPRKFSDVKEIQLIEVEGKPYYLGWKDGQHTQLLDAGKTDSRPFERFDSSIFHIKGKKEILTTYDDYYYSRKYEKRLPVLRVKDGEIWSYIDLSNGQLVLQQDNGARVERWLYHGLHSLDFSFLVYKRPLWDVVVWILMLGGTMVSVTGAVLTWKWLKRKAGVR; this comes from the coding sequence ATGAAGTTCAAAGCAATATTGCTCATACACCGGTACCTGGGGTTCGCGCTGAGTGTGATGTTTGTCATTTGGTTTTTATCCGGGATGATGATGATGTATGTTACTTATCCGACGATGAAATATGAACAGCGCTTACAACGGTTGCCGGTGCTTAAATTGGAGCAATGTCATATTATTCCGCCTCAGATCAAAAATGCAAAGCGTGTAAGACTGGGCATGCTGCTGGACAGACCTGTTTACAGGATCGACCAGCAGGTGATCTATGCTGATAATGGCGATACCCTACCGGGAGTAGATACGGCATTAGCCAGCCTGATCGCCACTGCCTTTGCGCATAGCAAACCGGCATCTGTAGAGGTCTTACATGAAATAGATCAGTGGATGGCAGCGCATCGTTCGCAGGGTTATCTGCCTGATGTATATAAATTTAGAATGGATGATGCTGCCGGCAATTATGTATATGTATCTATGCATACCGCCGAAGTGGTACAGATGGTGAATGCCAGACAAAGACTACTGGCATGGCTGGGACCTATTCCTCACTGGATCTATCCGACTCTACTGATCAGGAACAGGCCGCTATGGAGTCAGGTGGTGATATGGGTATCATTGATGGGCACCATTATGTGTCTGGCAGGCATTATCATGGGCTTTGTGAGGTATAAAAAGAAGCGGGGTATGCAATTCAGTCCTTATAAAAAGGTATGGTTTAAGTATCATCATTATACTGGATTTATCTTTGGGTTGTTTGTATTTACATGGGTATTGAGTGGGTTGTTTTCAATGAGTCCGCTGCCTTTGGGAAAGAACACAAAACCAAAGACTACTATCCAGGATAATTTTGTTGTATTGCCCCGAAAATTTTCGGATGTAAAAGAAATCCAGCTCATAGAGGTGGAAGGAAAACCTTATTACCTTGGCTGGAAAGATGGCCAGCATACACAGCTGCTGGATGCTGGCAAAACGGATAGCAGACCATTTGAACGATTCGATAGCAGTATCTTTCATATAAAAGGTAAGAAGGAAATATTGACTACTTACGATGACTATTACTATTCACGTAAATATGAAAAGCGACTTCCTGTTTTAAGGGTCAAAGATGGTGAGATTTGGTCTTATATAGACCTCAGCAACGGCCAGCTGGTGCTGCAACAGGATAATGGCGCAAGGGTGGAGCGGTGGTTGTATCATGGTTTACACAGTCTTGATTTTAGTTTTTTGGTTTATAAAAGACCATTGTGGGATGTAGTCGTGTGGATATTAATGCTGGGTGGAACAATGGTCAGTGTGACAGGGGCGGTATTGACATGGAAATGGTTAAAAAGGAAAGCAGGGGTTAGATGA